Proteins encoded by one window of Nocardia goodfellowii:
- a CDS encoding MarR family winged helix-turn-helix transcriptional regulator has product MDSGSEHDLPDLFLRTARRIRRSMHARLAPLGLTPGQARALRILGRSTEPLRMAALAERLDIVPRSATTVVDSLVTAGLVTRAADPASRRSTLVTPTEAGRAVLERMAEDRRRAAADLFATLSPPQRDTLRELLALLDVDSPEDCGPNEPRRAG; this is encoded by the coding sequence ATGGACAGCGGCTCCGAACACGACCTGCCCGACCTGTTTCTGCGCACCGCGCGCCGGATCCGCCGCAGCATGCACGCCCGGCTCGCCCCACTCGGGCTCACCCCGGGACAGGCGCGGGCACTGCGCATCCTGGGCCGTTCGACCGAGCCGCTGCGGATGGCCGCGCTCGCCGAACGACTCGACATCGTCCCGCGTTCGGCCACCACCGTGGTCGATTCCCTGGTGACCGCGGGCCTGGTCACCCGCGCGGCCGATCCCGCCAGCCGGCGCTCGACACTGGTCACGCCGACCGAGGCGGGGCGCGCGGTGCTGGAACGGATGGCCGAGGACCGCCGCCGCGCCGCCGCGGACCTGTTCGCGACGCTGTCCCCACCGCAGCGGGACACGCTGCGCGAGTTGCTGGCGCTGCTGGACGTGGATTCGCCCGAGGACTGCGGCCCGAACGAGCCGCGACGCGCCGGGTAG